A single window of Lutzomyia longipalpis isolate SR_M1_2022 chromosome 1, ASM2433408v1 DNA harbors:
- the LOC129786807 gene encoding uncharacterized protein LOC129786807 translates to MQRKRESVSRVTLSSARRYNVELGSQNEGSFFLCSASVRASQLFWFSAAGWNFYVKNNHLAQETSPKAWLLQFAKDIEEKPQAEVASVLRIRITLTSRNVRSLEKVCADLVTGTKKQKLRVEGPVRMPTKVLRITTRKTPCGEGSKTWNRFPDAYPREDH, encoded by the exons atgcaacgaaaaagagaatcagtATCGCGTGTGACTCTGTCGAGTGCACGTCGGTACAATGTGGAGCTTGGCTCccaaaat GAGGGTTCCTTCTTTTTGTGCTCTGCAAGCGTTCGTGCGAGTCAGTTGTTCTGGTTCAGCGCAGCTGGTTGGAATTTTTACGTGAAAAACAACCATCTCGCCCAGGAAACATCTCCCAAAGCATG GCTGCTGCAGTTTGCTAAAGATATTGAGGAGAAGCCCCAGGCGGAAGTTGCTTCAGTTCTTCGTATTCGCATCACCCTCACATCCCGGAATGTGCGTTCCCTGGAGAAGGTGTGTGCTGACCTTGTGACTGGCACCAAAAAGCAGAAGCTCCGTGTTGAG GGTCCAGTGCGTATGCCTACAAAAGTCTTGAGAATTACCACCAGAAAGACGCCTTGTGGTGAAGGTTCCAAGACCTGGAATCGTTTTCCAG ATGCGTATCCACGAGAGGATCATTGA